In one Brassica oleracea var. oleracea cultivar TO1000 chromosome C9, BOL, whole genome shotgun sequence genomic region, the following are encoded:
- the LOC106316423 gene encoding uncharacterized protein LOC106316423, with translation MLTARAWIIASGLVGAISLMLRSALNFSVTGFHFSLPTFNPLFFIINGIIFALAASSSLFGHGSDSPATEHNHDHDTYHHYEHDDDNHSQNHAHDRSWNNSSSDYSFDQHNNKVPEDEKLTVRPESGGSFGNRKPVSSPKSRFPSTAPKKPAELRRPPTVPSKTFPQDDKSGDESETMDEMWKRVKAEKQPTKPNTVQGHVISRNDSRMSTSSCPSPSRARRPPPSSSGSGKKLTDRIPSWGNLKKDLSMGRDELNSRVEAFIRKFNDEMKLQRLESLRRYKLFRRRSEEQ, from the exons ATGTTAACAGCGAGGGCATGGATCATCGCTTCAGGTTTGGTCGGAGCTATATCACTAATGCTCCGATCAGCGTTGAACTTTTCCGTCACCGGATTCCATTTCTCTCTCCCTACCTTTAACCCCCTCTTCTTCATCATCAACGGAATCATCTTTGCTCTAGCCGCCTCCTCTTCTCTCTTTGGCCATGGATCTGACTCTCCGGCCACGGAGCATAACCACGATCATGATACATATCATCACTATGAACATGATGACGATAACCATAGCCAGAACCATGCCCACGACCGTTCTTGGAATAACTCATCATCCGATTATTCGTTTGATCAACACAATAATAAGGTTCCCGAGGACGAAAAGTTAACGGTGAGGCCAGAGAGTGGAGGATCTTTTGGTAATCGTAAACCGGTTTCTTCTCCCAAGAGTCGTTTTCCGTCAACGGCGCCGAAGAAACCTGCTGAACTCCGACGTCCACCTACGGTCCCTTCAAAGACTTTTCCACAAG ATGACAAATCGGGTGATGAGAGCGAGACCATGGATGAGATGTGGAAGAGAGTCAAAGCCGAAAAACAACCAACGAAACCTAACACGGTTCAAGGCCACGTTATTTCAAGAAACGACTCAAGAATGTCCACATCATCGTGTCCATCACCGTCGCGAGCGAGGAGGCCTCCTCCGTCGTCGTCGGGGTCGGGAAAGAAGTTGACGGATAGAATTCCGTCGTGGGGGAATTTGAAAAAGGATTTATCAATGGGAAGAGATGAGCTCAATTCACGAGTCGAAGCTTTCATAAGAAAATTCAACGATGAGATGAAATTGCAAAGGTTGGAATCTTTAAGACGTTACAAACTTTTCCGTCGTCGGAGCGAGGAACAGTAA